DNA from Bos javanicus breed banteng chromosome 1, ARS-OSU_banteng_1.0, whole genome shotgun sequence:
gagtcggacactactgagcgactgaattgaattgaaggtCCTTATTTTACCTGTTTTAGTATTAGGCTATGTTTTATTCACTCCTAAGACAAACATGTCAGGTGTGAGATGAACACCTGGGTATCTGCTCTCCAATCCAATAAACCCTACCAATGCTTTACAAGTACCACTCTCAAtactctcctcctccctcctttcctagGAAGGATTCATCACCTGAACTTTAGGTTTATCATTTCTTGAATTTATAACTTTTACCACATCTGTAGGCTATCCCCGAAGAACAAATTGTTTGATTTATAGGCATTTAAATTGTACACAGTTTTATACTGTGCAAGTTCCTCAGTGATGGTTTTTCCCCTCAAACTTCATGCTTATGAGATGTGACAAGTTGATATGGGTAGTTGTAATGAAAGGGCTAATTCTTGTCCCAAAGTGATTTTGTGCTTGTTTCCGACACTATAAATATACAAGGAGGAGAATTTAAACTGAATCATCTCTCAGTTCTCTCCAGACCTGAAATTCTAATCCTATTTTTCACGAGTATAGAGGTGTACAGTTTACTGCAAAAGTACAGCACTGATCATAATTATGATTTGAGGTTGATTCTTTGATCAGAAATACAATCCTCATGGGCAGTGTGCCATGAtatcattttcagaaattttggCAAAATTTCAAGATTACTCAAATACAAAACTTCAGCATGCAAGGCAAATCATTTTAATACCGAGTTTGAAGTGGTACATGCAATGATCAGAAAAGACAGAATTCacaatgcaaaaatgcaaagtttattttcttaaataaaatactatattcATATCTATACAAATAATTATTACAACcattaaaatgttacatttaccaataaaaatttcaaaactttaAACAAGAGCATGGTTCAGAATATTCACACCCTAATACAATGCATTTGTAAAAAGATGTCAAAATAAACAGGACCTATTCTTATTTACAACTGTAGGACAATCCTGGCCATATTATACATATCTGCTCTGAATTCATTACAAAACAAATTAGTTCCCATTAGAATTATAAACCAGGTGATTTACAGTAATAGGACACAGTGCACAGCAGACAGTGCTGGCATGGGAATAGATACAAATATTACATATACTGAAAGCACTACAGTTAGGTTTTTTCTGGTGACTGCCCTACAGTAAGCTTCTCACCCAGTGTATCTATAAATAATGTGTGAAGGTAACTATGTGCTCAGATTTCTCCACCCACTTTTactgaaatgaatatatatgtgtatatgtgtgtgtgtgtgtgtgtatatatatatctatatctatctcctGTTGAAAGTGGAAGCAAATCTTTTCTTCACAGTAACACAACTGCAGCATTTTAAGCAACACTGTCTGGTCCCTTTCTTTTGGAAGATCAACAGTTCAATTCCCCCTAAAAGTTACCAATATAGTCAAGTCCAGTGCCTCAGTGACCTCACAGGTAAAAAATGGTTTTAAGACTTAGGGGGTGGGGGAATAGAGATCTAGAAAAGTGAAGAGGGGATTGACATGGAGTAAACTTTAAGTTCCTATGACATAGTATGGTGTATACCTGTACGTAAcaactgagggggaaaaaaagaattatttttttaaatgtcaaattacAAATGAAGACTTATCTCCTATGCCTCATGAAATTCCTAGTGACAGATTATGTAGTCATCCAAAATAACACCACTTTCAACATTATCCCCAATATGTTCAACCCGGGTAGGCTCATGTTTATGAAGCATCTGAACACATGCGTGCACCAGAAAAAGACTACAGTTGACAAGGTTTGTGCAAATCTAGAAATAAGAATATTGAATGGCCACCACATACCAGCTCTGAGTTTAAAAGGAGTCTTGCATCTAACTAGTAAATTTTTCTAAGATCAGCATTAAAGATGGCTCAGAGAATGATAAGGCAACAGTGAGAAACGTCAGCTGTATTTGTCATCTAGGTGTTTGATTACACAGCGTGTACCAGGCTGGTCCTTTGCCGGAACAGAGGAGTGGGTGAGCGGTATGTTCCAATGGCTGGTCCTAGGACCAGAGGCACAGTTGCAGGTAAAGTGCAGTTTCCGGGGAGAGGCATGTGGGCACAACTGGAAGTTCTGTGTCTAAGAAGGTCCTCAACACTTCTTCCCAGAACACCTCAATCTGAACTTGATGACCCCCACAGACTCTAGTAGAAACACTCTTAGGCTCACACAGAAGTGTAGAATACAGGGAGAATATGATTAAGTAATAAAGAACCCTTTCCTGTTGAACTCACAGGGGAAGGAGAAATGGTTTCATTCAGCCAAAAAGTTATCAGAGAAGAACTAATTTCTGGCCTTTAATTTGCATAAGTGTATCAAAAACCATCACTTACTATTACTGCCCTCTGGAAGTACACAGCCATAGGTGATCAACAAATGCAGATTTGGAGAGAGCAGAATTAGAACAATGACTGCCAGGTTCCTAAGGATATCAACCCAAAGCCATCTGATTTTGGTACCACCTTTGCCCTTTCTTTACTCctccatgggggaaaaaaacaagctCTCCAAAACAAGGAACAAAACTATATGGCACGTTACATATTTTCAGTTAATCTTGAATTACTTTTGTTTTGAGGAATTCTCTTTGCCCCTTAATAGAATACAGTGATTTCCAAAGCTAGGTCTTCGGGAATCATTGATTTGGGAGTATGAGtcgctattatgcactgatccaATGACGCTGGGCCCAATAAATGTTTCAAGGCAGAGGAGTAATCATTCTGCTAAGGAATGAGTGGGTTCCCTGCCACTTGACATGGAGCAGACAGAAGAAAATAAGAGCCTAGGTACTTTGCATCAAAGGAAGGATACAGCTAAGAAGAGTCATAATCTTTTCTCAAGTTCTAAAAACATCACTCCCATTAAAATGTATTTCCACACTTTTTTGGAGTGTAAATATCAGCCTCTCCATGAAATGGCTAATGTTAGAAGGCAAGAGCAGGGCAAatgaattatctttaaaatatttaaataatttgtataTTAAGAAggctaattttaaaatgagtcaaaTCCTCATTGCAGTTCACCCTGAAGATTCCCtcctcattcttctctttctacaGTTCTGACACATTAAGTTTTATAAAGCATGATCACTCTGGAATGCGCACTCTTTACTGCATGATCCCTCTGGAATGCACACTCTCTACTTAGAAAAAGGGTACCATTGCTGGAACACCCCAAAGGTcttaacataaaaacaaaaacaaacttcctGGAATAGTATAAAATATCCCAAAACAACTTTTATGTACCAAAAACAGAAATGACATCTTTTATCCATGATTGACACATTAGAAATTTTTGCATGATAAGAAATATGAAATTTTTTACCCTATCAGAAGTTGCTGTATTAAATGTTTAGAGGAATCAACATCTTCCTGAAATTGATTCCAGGTGATCAATAACACTATGAGAGAAATTATTTAATCAATGATTCACTTATGCTTCATACATGTTTGTGTATTTCTAGATTACAAATTTATCTGTAGAAATGATTTTACATTCTGTAGACATATATTAGCAAGCCATGAATAACATTAAATTTACTATAACCAAAACTATGTTCTCTGCCatgtttgccaaaaaaaaaaaatccatattgttatatattaaataataaatttcctTGCCCAATTCATGTAGCTCTAATTATCAAATACTTAATACTGCTTAAATCTCATATAATCATGCTTATAAATCAAGTAAGATTACTGTGCTCTGAACATTTTCAGAATTGAGTTTGTATATAAACACATACGTATGCATCTGTCTGTAAGACAATTAAAGCTATATGGAAGCAGGGGCCAAATTATTTGCAGATGGTCACATTTTTCCTCAGAGGGTCAAATAAGCCTTACTTAGGGGTAGAGACTCATTTGGAATCAAAGTGTTGTACACTTGGAATGAAAGTTCTGAGGAATGTAAATATTATCTCTGAAGAGAGCTGAGCAGAAAAATACAATTGAGACAACAGAGAAATACTTGCAAGTACCAGGCTTGAGGCCTTTCCACTGaatgttcaaattcagcttctccTTGGCCTGTTACCTTAGTTCTGATTTTACCTAACAGTCCCCAGTTTTGCAGAACTCAACAGCCACTGCGTGTGCGCGTATGTGTGAGTGCACATGCGTGcacagagggaagagagaggaagagaaggtaggaaagagagagagaggatgaatAGCTGAACACTCTAAGAACAGTTCTTGAAACTGGCAGATTAGACCTTTCAAGTACAAGGAAAAACTTGAATGTTAAAGCTTAAAATTCAGTTAAAATAAGTTATAAATGTCATATTTTTTCTCAATTAAACGTTTTAACTGTTTACCTGTTTTCTTAAGTAACTTTTTCATGAAGCTCTCCTATTTCTCCCCATGACCATtctgaaggaagaaaatacagaCATTTTCTTTCAGTATATTTTTTGTGCTGAGGAGGCGGCCTCCGCCAGCAGCAGGGGAGTTTGGTAAGAACAGCGAAAGAGGCACAGATGACCCTTTTGCTGAGACCCTTTTGCTGTAATAGAGGTATTCACTAGAGTTAGCTGCTCTAACCAAGCcttctgtgtgtgttcagtcgctcaggcctgtctgactcttgtgatcccatggactgtagcccgctaggcccctctgtccatgggatttcccaggcaagaatactggagtgggttgccatttccttctccaaccaagcattaggaggctttttttttttttttcccaaatgagaATAAAACCAAAACACTGGTCCGTGGGTTAACTTTGTTAACAGAGCAGACAGAACAGTTTATATCTCCCACTCCATTCCATTTTTGGCAGAATATAACAACAAGCAATGGGCTTGAAATATGAGTACACATCAActgttttcttaacttttaataaagttttcaaaATGCAATACATGAATTTtgaatatatatctttaaaattcaaaattcattctTAACTTCAGTGGGGCTTTAAAAACAACTCTATATCAAGTTCTACTCTTCAGCAGGTCTCAGGTGTCAATTTCCTATTTTCAGATCGCAGGCCTATTTTGAAAGAGCTAGTTTATACCTTAAAATCTATGTCGaagtacacacacactctcacacacgtGAACTTataaaaagacaattttttgAAGCACCATTTCACATCTACCATCAGGAAAAGCAATGAACAAATTCATCCTCTCATTGTAAGTCTACAATGAAGGGTAATAATGCAATATACAATGCCATATCTTGAATATAAATATCAGTAAGTGAAAATACTGACAGAGCTTAAGACTCTgttcagaaatatttgaaaagtaaggCTCAAATAACTGTTGATTCCAAACACACTATTAAGTGATCAGTCCCTAATGATTAAACAAATACCAAAGAACCTATTTCAAGATCAAATAGAACAAAGAGAGAATTCTACAACAAAACTCAATGAATGAAACAATCCTTAACTGAACACATGCAAAACCTCACAATACAACTGGCTATCATCCTTATGGCCTGATGCAAAATGCAAGGACAAAATGGAAAACATCTACGTACTCTGCTGTTTAGCTTTCCACTTTTAAGGCTACTTGTTTAAGGAAGACCTTTGCTTTACAGGACCTTGGCACATTAAAGGataaaatcactggagatggtgactgcagccatgcattaaaagaagcttacatcttggaaggaaagttatgacccatctagacagcatattgaaaagcagagacattactttctcaacaaaggtccatctagtcaaggctatggttcttccagtagtcacgtatggatgtgagagctggactataaagaaagctgagcgcagaagaattgacgcttttgaactgtggtgttggagaagactcttgagagtcccttggactgcaaggagatccaaccagtccatcctgaaggaaatcagtcctgaatattcattggaaggactgatgttgaagctgaaactccaatactttggccacctgatgcaaagagctgattcatttgaaaagaccctgatgctgggaaagattgagggcaggaggagaaggggacaaaagaggatgagatggttggatggcatcactgactcaatggacgtgagcttgagtaaactccgggagttggtgatggacagggaggcctggcgtgctgcagttcatggggtcgcaaagagtcgtatgtaactgagcaactaaaccgaACTGACGGTTCCCTAATTTGGAAAACAAGACATGGAATTCAGATAATTTATGAATTGTTATAATTAAGGAAGAAGCTTCTACCTAAACCAAACCTTGGGAATAAAGGTTGATTCAATAACTCACCTATTTGCTAACTGCTTGACTTGAATCACGGACATTCATTCTACATTAATTCAACACCTGCCATGGGTAAGAGACTGTTCCAGAATACACTTGGCCAGCATTTGGTTACAAGCCACTGTGTTCTACTGAAATGTCTGTATTGTTGGAGAGCAACTCCACTATCTCAATCATCTATTTTACAAATTGTCAACAATCAAATTTAAAATCTAGGTGATGACACCAGGATGACTTCTCCCACCTTCCAGTCGATTAGTATCTAGAGAATGTCAGATTATAAATCAAGCCTGAAAATGTCAGTCTGCTTGGGCAATTTAAAGCGCACACCGTgcagttaaaaatgaaagataaattttttttgaCAACCTAGTATGTGCCTCATCTCTGACATGGCTTCCCTACATTCAGAAGATAACTGGCAACTGATTAAACAAACACAAGGAGATACactcacacactctctctcttcctgtgcatgtatgtgtgaacacacatacaaatacatgtGTAATCTCACTCGTTACACTTATGTTTAGTCAATCGGTATTTAAACAGCTGAACTGCAATCATGACCTAAGATATGGCTTATGTTGTGGGCAGGTCTGTTGGAGGACTGTTTGGAAGAGTCTGAGGCAGAGGAGTTTGCTATCGTAAGCAAAGGGGACatcgctgagccatcaggaagagCTGTAGCTATTTCTGGAAACAAAGATGTCATATTAAAATTGGATAAGTGAGAGTTGGTCATGTGCATTGGAGGCATGTCGGGGAGAAGAGGAAAACTCGGTTGAGCAAAGCCAACAGGTCGGGGAGGAGACAGAATTGATCCAAATCGGTTATTCAAACTTCCACTGTTTACCTTCTCTGTGCTGGGATTTGAGAACATTTGATTAGGAAAATAGGGGATTGAAATATCATTGGACAGTGTGGGATGAGCAGGAGAGTATGGGGGATAGAAGGAGGGGAGAGTATTTTGGGGATCCACAGGGATGAGGGCTGGGGTTCGAGTGGCACTAGGCTGAGTAACCTGTGGAATGAAAGAAGCATTAGCGTTTATTGGCGGGTTCATGCCACCCTCGGGGataaaaggaaaaccaaaattTTGTGATAGCGTGTGCTGGTCAGGCACTGAATTATCATTAGGTACTTGTGGGCTATCTGGCATGAAACGAACAATACTTCCTCTCTTTTCTGCAGCAGGTTGTTGGCGTCCAAGAATCATACTGCCGCCAGTAGACAGAGGAAGGTGAGGAAGACTTGGATCAAAGACATTGCTATGTCTTGGGTTTCCGGAGCGAGTCCTTTCAGGTGGACGAATTTTGGAACCGCCGCTGTCTTGCAACGGATGCCTTGATCGCTGGGGAACTGAAGAACTGGTTTGACGTACAGGAGGCCCTTGGTCAGCATTTCCGTGAGACGCAGACGGATGCGGCAAAGCTGgccttgcaaccccatgcatgtTGGTTGTGACTGGAGGGTTCATGTGGCCCTTGGTCCCATGACTGTCAGTAATCCTCATGGGATTGGATTTCTGTACAGAAACATTGGGACTCGTGTTTCGACCCTGAATATCTCCTGAAGACGAAGAACTTGAAAACGGAATATTCAAGGTGCTGTTCCGGGTGTTAATTGCGCCCAGGGACATGTCACAGCTCTCCCTACTCTGACTCTCACTGTCCCTTCTAATATGGACACTTTCATGGCTCGGGGGACAGTTATATTCAATTGCAGAGGAGGGACCACACTGTGTATTCCTCTGATGTTCTGAGAGGGATCTCTGACTTCCAATGACCTGATCGCCCAGGTGAGGGGCAAGTAAACTCTGCATGAAACTTTGGTGACATGTATTTTCATTGTCCCTTGTTGGGATAGCATTTCCTGTTGGGATGCTCTGAACTGGTGGATAAGGTAATCGCTTTTGGCGGTCGACTGGTGGGGGACCAGGGTTTTGACTAATACGAAAAGCTTGGGGCTGCATACTCCTCAAGGATGATACAGGGTTAcctatttcattatttcttgaaGACTGTACTTCAAAATTATTCTGGGGCTGCTGACTGGCTCCACTTGGTTTAAATGTCTGACAGTCAGAAAGGCGGATATCTGAGGCAGTATGGTCCACACGACCCTGCATATTATGAATGGCTAAACTCTTGTTTCTGGGAACATCAAGGTAGCTTCTCATTTCAAGCTGATCTGAAACTCTGGAACCCTGAATCGATATACCCATTCTCTGCTCTGAATTAGAAGATGTTTTTCCAATGAGTGCCTCAGCAGAGTAACTTGAAACTCTGTTTCTCTCCGGCCTGTGTGGAGCACAGGTCATGTCTGAAGGTCTCGTCACAATACTCGATTGGGATGCCATTTGCTGCTCTATGCCTCTTGATGTCAACAGCCTCTGCATTGGATTATGCCCAGATACGTGTTCAGAAGAAACCCCCGGAGCTTGCTGCCGGCTTCCCACCTCCTGCTGGTGCAGAATATCTTGACTGAGGTGGTTCTGGTGGTTCCGGCTGGTGGAAGGGTTTTCACAACTCTTCTCTGCCTGGGAGCTTCCAAAATGTTGCTGCATCTGTTGCTGCATCTGCTGATGGTGCGGGTGCGGCTGACCGCTCTTAGGTCGGGATTGGTCAGTTCCATGATGCTTGGGTTGTAAAGACAGCTGAGAGGCCTGAGTGCCCTGAACAAGATTCCTCTTTTTTTGCATCTGAACTTCCTGTTGCAGGGTTCTCTGTTGGTGGACGCTGTGGGGCTGAGAGTGGACAGAACTCTCTGCGTGAGGTACGTGACGCTGCAGCTGATACAAGTGATGCCTCTCTCTCAACTgccctgcttgctgctgctgctttaagTAGACGTGGTTACTATGCAGGTGAGGTACCCCTTGAGCTGGAACATGTTGCTGCAGGGCCTGCAGATGTTGGCCGGCCTGGGCTGGCTGCTGTTCAGCAATGGAAGCCTGCGAACCACACTGAACCTCGGTCTGCCTCAATGCGGGGACCACAAAGTTGTTACTAGGCGGAAATAATCGAGTAAGGCCGTCCCCGTGTGCTGGGTTGCTAATAGGCACAACTGAGTTTGAAGAGTTGGGAGGAATCTGACCAACCATCATTTGAGTTTGATCGGAAATGCTGTCTGGAGTTCGGCTCATCAGGGACAGACCTTCAAGCCGGAGGGCGGCTGGCTGACAATGCTTCTGACGTTTAGCTGAAGACAGTAAAAGGTCATCCTGGACAGCACGTTTAGTAGAGTCTTTACGGCTTTCGTGACTTGGCTTTAAGAGCGGCTCTTGAATTGGTGTGTTTGGTACAGTACCAGCCATAGTATTTAGGTGTTCTTGGGAGTATTCAGTCATCAGGGATGGTCCAGGAGGCTGACTGCCATAGGAGCCAGATGAAACTGTCAGATTCACTGTTGTAGGAACAGCTGTTTGCTCTGAAGTTTGGGATAAACCAGTGCAGCTGACCAGAGGATGGCTGAGGGTACTCTGGTGAATAAGATTATTCACACTTAAACTGGTGATGCTTGGTGGCTGGGAAGTCGAAACCTGTAAAGAGGCATTTGATGTTTTCATTCCTATAGAACAACTTGGTTTTTCAAGGGGCCTATCCACAGTGGCTTCAATTGAATCCTGAGAATTAAATTCATTTGGTGTTGCTTCTGCCTGTCCTGGACCATTCTCTTTAGATATCTGTGTTTTGAAAGGCTGGTCTCCCTCTAAAGAGGATGCTTCAGAAGGCTTTGAAGGAACTTCCCGTATATCAGCTGGTACCTGAGTACCAGCTCTTCCCTTCTCAAGGTTCTCCTGGTCAAAAATAGCTCGTGCTGCAAGAGCAACTATATCAGTTTGCTCCACAAAGGTGCAGCTGTCACACGTATTAGTCGCTGCATTGCTGGTGACGTCCTCTCTGGCTGTTTCAGGAAGCATAGATGCAACTGAGAAACTACGACTACTGCCAGAGCTGGTCGACATGGGAGAGTCAGCCTGCCTACTGGTGAGCAAAGAACCATTAATAACCTCCTGGTCAGGGATGCACGAATGAGGCTGTCCTGGGTCTCTATCATCACTGCTCATCAGTAATAGCTCCTGTTTGGGATGCAACTCAACATTTGAATCAactattttagaattttctgaagaaaagtcAGGATGGTCCACCTGGACTGAAAGAGATGATTTCTGAGGGTCTTTTTCTTTAGCAAGACCAGAGAGCAGTGCAGTTAAACCCTGCCCCTTTAAGAGACCTGTGGTTGGTACTGTATCTGATGACGCTTGCTGAACCCTGCAAGGGTCAGCAATGACTCCCACTTCAGAAACACAGTCAGTACTTGTAGTGCTCGTGGTAGATGACAAGTGAGAAACCTGAGAGACCAAAACAGGGGCATCATCCGCAGAGGAAATCAACACG
Protein-coding regions in this window:
- the USF3 gene encoding basic helix-loop-helix domain-containing protein USF3 isoform X1, translating into MPEMTENETPTKKQHRKKNRETHNAVERHRKKKINAGINRIGELIPCSPALKQSKNMILDQAFKYITELKRQNDELLLNGGNNEQAEEIKKLRKQLEEIQKENGRYIELLKANDICLYDDPTIHWKGNLKNSKVSVVIPSDQVQKNIIVYSNGSQPGGNSQGTAVQGITFNVGHNLQKQTANVVPVQRTCNLVTPVSISGVYPSENKPWHQTTVSALAANQPVPLCLPAALSAQNILELSTSESESSVLGPTSSSLIAVPVGPEPPQHCSSHTCLNDQNSSENKKGQESPQVLKKTVPCATSISSSCSATATQGQPGSESCRSTQDHRSDLQTTLVVSVTTAVCSQPPRPAGDSCVASSSKGADSASVTMVVAPSVPGGGMITMPVSTLSANPMDSGWTLSCSLPSSAVSTSDLKNMNSLTRISSAGNTQTTWTTLQLAGNTIQPLSQTPSSAVTPVLNESGTSPTTANHSRCVAPGISLNNSFPAEGQPVEQVVVTLPSCPPLPMQPLITQPQVKSQPPKSILPLNSAMQVIQMAQPVGSAVNAAPANQNVIILQPPSTTPCPTVMRAEVPNQTVGQQIVIIQAANQNTLPLLSAPPPGSVRLPVNGASAIIGSNNSVQNVSTPQTFGGKHLVHILPRPTSLSASNSTQTFSVTVSSQQQPQTISLNGQLFALQPVMSSSGTTNQTPMQIIQPTTSEDPNTNVALNTFGALASLNQSISQMAGQSCVQLSVSQPVHPQTAANSQITPANCVSLTTVAPPMTTDNSATLPSTYNLVTTPSVNTVACVPNTKAKRLNKKPGVKKHLATNKSACSLNAVRDVGKSDGPSTEGSAEPSCNDGLLESLPGVLPSAIVSQTNSVSVSGSHSLNVLNSESVMPESVPKSKSAEESSPPSQESVTSEQFTMAPAKSKDFLPISQRETSQDTPPSSLALPDAAKSCTSANVLISSADDAPVLVSQVSHLSSTTSTTSTDCVSEVGVIADPCRVQQASSDTVPTTGLLKGQGLTALLSGLAKEKDPQKSSLSVQVDHPDFSSENSKIVDSNVELHPKQELLLMSSDDRDPGQPHSCIPDQEVINGSLLTSRQADSPMSTSSGSSRSFSVASMLPETAREDVTSNAATNTCDSCTFVEQTDIVALAARAIFDQENLEKGRAGTQVPADIREVPSKPSEASSLEGDQPFKTQISKENGPGQAEATPNEFNSQDSIEATVDRPLEKPSCSIGMKTSNASLQVSTSQPPSITSLSVNNLIHQSTLSHPLVSCTGLSQTSEQTAVPTTVNLTVSSGSYGSQPPGPSLMTEYSQEHLNTMAGTVPNTPIQEPLLKPSHESRKDSTKRAVQDDLLLSSAKRQKHCQPAALRLEGLSLMSRTPDSISDQTQMMVGQIPPNSSNSVVPISNPAHGDGLTRLFPPSNNFVVPALRQTEVQCGSQASIAEQQPAQAGQHLQALQQHVPAQGVPHLHSNHVYLKQQQQAGQLRERHHLYQLQRHVPHAESSVHSQPHSVHQQRTLQQEVQMQKKRNLVQGTQASQLSLQPKHHGTDQSRPKSGQPHPHHQQMQQQMQQHFGSSQAEKSCENPSTSRNHQNHLSQDILHQQEVGSRQQAPGVSSEHVSGHNPMQRLLTSRGIEQQMASQSSIVTRPSDMTCAPHRPERNRVSSYSAEALIGKTSSNSEQRMGISIQGSRVSDQLEMRSYLDVPRNKSLAIHNMQGRVDHTASDIRLSDCQTFKPSGASQQPQNNFEVQSSRNNEIGNPVSSLRSMQPQAFRISQNPGPPPVDRQKRLPYPPVQSIPTGNAIPTRDNENTCHQSFMQSLLAPHLGDQVIGSQRSLSEHQRNTQCGPSSAIEYNCPPSHESVHIRRDSESQSRESCDMSLGAINTRNSTLNIPFSSSSSSGDIQGRNTSPNVSVQKSNPMRITDSHGTKGHMNPPVTTNMHGVARPALPHPSASHGNADQGPPVRQTSSSVPQRSRHPLQDSGGSKIRPPERTRSGNPRHSNVFDPSLPHLPLSTGGSMILGRQQPAAEKRGSIVRFMPDSPQVPNDNSVPDQHTLSQNFGFPFIPEGGMNPPINANASFIPQVTQPSATRTPALIPVDPQNTLPSFYPPYSPAHPTLSNDISIPYFPNQMFSNPSTEKVNSGSLNNRFGSILSPPRPVGFAQPSFPLLPDMPPMHMTNSHLSNFNMTSLFPEIATALPDGSAMSPLLTIANSSASDSSKQSSNRPAHNISHILGHDCSSAV